Below is a window of Oceanipulchritudo coccoides DNA.
CCGGTCTTGGCGGAGTACAGTTGGTTGGGCTGCCGGATCCTGGGCCTTAAGACTTTATTCTCTTTAAATTCCACCTTAGTTATTAATCAGGACCGGGATGGCATCCGCCATCCCGGCTTCCTTACAAACCAAAGCCCTCCAAATCATTACCACGAAACATGAAAACAAAACATTCAATCCTAAGTCTATCATCCATCTGTCTTCTGTTCATGATCGGCCAGGTCCTGCAGGCCCAGATCATCAGTGTGAACATCTCCTTCAATAATACCGGCAACACGGCCATTGACGGGGAAGAGACCTTCGGCGTGGCTGCCCTCGATACGGTAGTCGGTGGCTGGAACAACATTGGTTGGACCTTTGAAAACCTGCTCCTGTCTGACGGGACTGAATCGCCGGTCAACCTTGAAGTTGGGTTTTTCAACGACCGCAACTACTTCGGCCCAGGGTACATCAATACACCCCTGAATTACGGGGCGCCGCATTACGCTGCGACCAATGATGACCCGGGAACCAACCTCACTTTCAATAACCTCCGGGATGTTTTCCCTGAGGGGTATTATATCATCGCATATGTTTCCGGGTTTGCCGCCAATCCCGGGGAGGGGTTTGTCACGGACGGGCGGACCAGCTATTACTTCACCCCGCCCACCGACAACAAGACTGTCCTGACACCGGAGAACATCCTCCGGACCACGGTGACTCAAGATCCGGGATCAGGAAATTTCCCTGAGGCCCATTATGCCGTCTTCGGGAGCAAGGAAGCGCCGATCTTCTTTCCCTTCATCACAATTCGCGTCGACACGGTTGATGGCGGCGCGGTCTCCATTTGCGGCGTGCAAATCGTCTCGGCCAGCGACGTCGTCGTCAAGACCGACTGGGCCGGCTACACAATTGATCCTGACGGCTATGTCGACACAGGCGATGCCTTCATGGGATTGCTGAACTACGGGACTGATCCGGCCGGCATGATGGGCTGGCTCTACTCAGTGGATGTTGGCGAGTGGCTCTATATCCCGGAAGCCGAGGTGGTTCCTGGAACTGGTGGCTGGGCCTACATGAATGACCCATCTGAGCTCCAGCTCACTGATTGGGGACAGGGCTGGTACTTCTCGTACGCCCTGAACACATGGGTGTTTGCTCCTGGCGAAACTCTCGCTTCAAGTCCGGCATGGGTTTATGCCGTGGACATGAGCATGTAAGCGGGAACCCGCGTCATCAAATAGATCGGTTATTCCATGTCAAAGTTCCCCCTTTCGCCGCACGTCCGGCTGGTCGTGCTCATTGCCTGTACTCTCCTGAATCCCTGTTTTGCGCGGATTGTCAGTATAAACTTTGCCATTGAAGGTACCGGTAATACGGCCATTGACGGTGAGGAAAGTTTCGGTGTTCCTGCTCTTGAAACAGTTGTCGGGAACTGGAACAATCTGGATAGCTCCTTCGGTCTGAAGCGGGATAATGGCCAGAGCAGTACCGTTGGGTTGACCCTTGATTCCTCGAGCGGGTTCAATTACTTCGGGGCCAGCTACATCAACACTCCCCTGAACTACGGACTGCAGTACTATGCGGCCACACCCGAGAATCCTTCTGTCATCCTTAATAACCTGCAGCAGGAGTTTCCTGAAGGGTATTATGTGATTGTCTACCTAAGCGGTTTCAAAAGCAACACAAGCGCCTCGGTCTCCAACGGCGCAACAACCTACTATTATCAAACAGCGGATCCACTACCGGTTGATTTTGGCCCGGAGAGTATGGTTCTGGCCACCCTCACCAGCGAACCGGCAGCCGGGCAGGCGCCCGTCGCCAACTACGCTCTTTTTGGCAGCCCTGAAAACCCACTCACTGCGGACACGGCAAGCTTTTCAATGAAGCAGCTCAGTGGCGGTGGAGCAGGTCTGGGCGGGTTCCAGATTGTTTCTGTCGGTGATGTGGGAGGCGGAGGGCCCAATGAGGCGACTTGGACCAATCCTGCGGAGGGCGATTACTTCCTTGATGCGGAAGACGGGAACGATCTCAACGACGGTACTTCACCTGAAACGGCATGGCGGACTCTCGGAAAGCTGAACACGGTCGACTTCGGACCGGGTGATGTGATTCTCTTCAAGGCGGGAAGCGTCTTTACGGGCAGTTTTTTCCTCATTGGGGATGGCACTCCAGAGGAACCCATTGTCCTTGGGGCTTATGGAACGGGTCCCAAGCCGCGACTGGAGGGTGGGCCAAACGATTCCGAAGTCATTTTCCTCACGGGCAACAGCGGGGTTGAATTTCGCGATCTGGAAATTTCAAACTACCATCCAACCGGCTCAATTGCGAACCGCTTTGGCATCCGTCTCGTTGCCCCGGCAAGGACCGGTGAGATGAAGCACCTGCACTTCCATGGGCTTGATTTCACATGGATCAAGGGGAGTGGCGACGAGCATGAGTCGCGGGCAATTGATGCCGATACAACCAGCGACGATTTGGCCAAACCGTATACGCGTTGGAACGGATTCATCGTTGAGGACTGCTTCTTTTCGAACATTGACGGACGGGCGGTCCAGCTCAACGACCGTAGCGGAAGCCTCTCTGATTTTAAACTTCGCGGCCTTGAGTATTATCCGACGATTGGATTTCTCTTTCAAAACAACACCGGTATCAACATCCACCGCAATCTCTTGCAACTGGGCGGGACCAAGGACGCTTTGATCCAGCACAACTACATGAGCGGAACAATTGAGGGTAGTGCCTTCTGGCCCTTCGATGCCGAGGGAACGGTTGTCCAGTTCAACGACTTCCGCCATCTCCGGAATCCTTTGGCAGACAGCTACATATGTCACTTTGACTATAATTGTATCGATTCTCTCATGCAGTATAACTTTGGATACGATGTCGATGGTGGCCTGATTGAGATTATTGTCTTTTCCCAGTATAATTTTTTCCAGGAGAATGCCGTGGCTCGATATAATATCGGTATTGATGTCGGCTTCCGGAACAAGGAGAACGGTGCCGGGATCATGTTCTCCGGGCGGGTCACAGGCTCGAAGGTCTATAACAACACCATCGTCAACACAGATCTGCATTCCAACTACAAGGCCATCGCGGTCAACAACTGGGGTGGGGAATGGCCGAACAACAACACCGTGCAGAATAATATTTTCTACGCGGCGGGGAATCCTGTCACTTTTGACGACATGTCCTACCTTGAAGAGCGCGGCAATGTCCTGAGCCATAACCTGTACTTCGGGAACATCACCGTTCCCCAAGAGGACCTCGCCCCGCTAAATGTCGACCCGCTGATGTCCAATCCCGGTGGCTTGGATCCCGCTGATGTGAAGCTCCTTCCCAACTCACCAGCCATTGCTGCCGGGACAGTCATCGCTGCCAACGGGGGGCGTGACTTTTATGACAATCCAATCGCGGCGGACCTTGTTCCCACGATAGGTGCCCACGAATTCCAGACGGAGGGCCAGGGCCGCTTTGCCGGTTACAAGATCGGTGAGGAAGGATACATCAATACCGGGATGCGCTTCATGGGATTGCTTTGGGTCGGACCTCAATCCGTGGACGCTAACTGGATCTACAGCGTGGCCGCAAACCAATGGCTGTACATGCCGGAAGATTTTGTTTTGCCGGGTGCGGGCGCATGGTTCTTTTCCTCCAACACGGCAGCCTTCGAACCACGTGACGTCCGGGGACAGTGGTTCTATTCACAAGTCCTCGACACCTGGGTTTTTAGCTTCAGCGAAACTGCTGGCACCGGCCCTGCGTGGATCTATGCCTTGGATACAGGCTTCCAGCAGACTTTCCTGGCGCAGGCCTTTGTCGATGAGAATCGCCGTCGCCGCGAAATGAAGGCGCGTGGAGAAGTATTTTACGGGCCGGTTCAGTTCCGTCGGGAAGTGTGGATGCAGATCATGCTCAGTCAGGCCAAACGCAAGTCGCAGTTGTCATTTCCCGGAACAATAGCTTTACCTGACCCCTCTTAACCTCCCCACGATTTACCCATGATTACCTCCCTCAATCTTCAACGCCCGTTGTCTTTCCTTGGCCTCGTGCTTTTCATGCAACTGACTCCGCTTTCAGCAGCCACTTACTACCTTGATGCAGATGGCGGCAATGATCTGAACCTTGGGACCTCACCCGCTCAGGCGTGGGCCACCTTGGACGAGGTCAACAGCAGGACCTTCCTGCCCGGTGACCAGATACTTCTTCAGGCTGGGGACACCTTTAATGGGAAAATCTATCTTGACGGGGACAGTGGTTCTGCGGGCAACCCGATCATCATTGCTTCCTACGACAGTGGACCCGCACCGGTCATCAACGCCTCGGGATACTTGGCCGGTGTTCATCTCGAGGATACCGCGCATGTCGAGGTGCGTGACCTGGAAATCACAGGCGACGGGGGTGCCATGGTCGATGGCTCACCAGAGGATGATCGCTACGGGGTTTTCATGAGCCGTACGGGTACCAACGGCGTTCAGGAGATCCTAATAGACAATCTCTACATCCACCACATCTACCCCAGTATCGGGACTCCAAACGAGGGGGCCACCCCAACAACGTACACCGGATTTGGCATTGCCATAAGCGGTGGTGACGCATCCGTTTCCGGAAATATCGTTGTCAGCAACTGCGCCATTGAAAATGTTGGTCACAAGGCAATCCAGATGCGGGATATCCGGTTTGTCGAAATTCTCGACAATGTCATGACCGATATTGGAGGACCGGCCATTCAGCCCAGTCGGGTCGACGATCTGGTTGTGCGCGGCAATGTCGTGGATGGCTCAGGCGTGTTTATTGATTCGCGCATGCATGGCCGCGGGAGCGGCATCTGGCCGTTCGCCAGCGACCGGGTACTGATTGAGAAGAACACCTTCAAGGGAGCGCGCGGTCGGGCGGATTCATGCGGGATGCACATCGACTTCAATTGCAACGACGTTGTTGTGCAGTACAACCTCAGCATCGACAACGCTGGAGGCTTCATCGAGATCCTTGGCAACAACAACAATTGTTCCTACCGCTACAATATCAGCATTAATGATGGCTGGCGGGTGAAGGGCGCTCTCGACCAAGGCACAATTGCCAATCATCAGGACGGTAATATTATCTGGACGAGCGGCTATGTCGGTTCGGGGAATCCCCTGAACGGCCCGTTTAACAGCTACCTCTACAACAACACGATTTACGTGGATGGTTCCATTACGGGGAAGTTTAATATCAATGATTCCACCGACGGATTACTGATAGCCAACAACATCTTTTATGTCCTCGGACCAACAGCTGATGTCACGGGAGATAACGCGGACGACTATACGCAGGCAATGGCTGATCGCGTTGTCTGGATGAACAACCTTTACCAGCGGACGAACATCGTCCCCACTTTCAATCTCGACTTGTTCACTGAGACAGCTCCCTTAATCGGGAATCCTTTGTTTGCCAATACCGGCGGACTTACCGCCGCTGACTACATTCCCTCATCAACCTCCCTCGTCGAGGATCAGGGGATCCTCATCACGCCAATCACAGGTGATCCCGTCGGCCTGGCAATTGGTCTTGATGTAGCCACTGATTATTTTGGAAATCCCGTGGTCGGCTTACCCGACATGGGGGCAATCGAGATTGGGGGCACACCGTTTCCTCTCCCGCCGGCGGCTTTTGACAGTGTCCCGACGGCACTGGATTCATATTCTGTCCAGATGACCTCCATTGAGGGTCCGTTCAACACGGAATACTATTTCACCGAGACAAGTGGCAACTTGGGCGGAGATGATTCCGGCTGGCAGTCCTCACCTGTTTACACGGATACCGGCCTCCTGCCCAATACCGCTTATGCCTACACTGTCACGATGCGGGATGCCCTCGATGTGGCCGGCACAGCAAGCGCTGTGGGATTTGTCCTGACCCTGGAGAGTAGTCCGTATGGGGAATCCCCTGTTGTCCTGTCGGAAGATTTCTCGACCAATCCCAACCCGGCAAATACCGCTGCCCCTTATCCCTCGGAAACCTGGCACCAGTCGGATATGTCGAACTGGAGAAGCGAAGACAACGGCCAGACCTTGTCCGTCAATTCATCCAACGGCGGTTTGCGCACGGGATTCGGGTATGACGAGATTGTCACGCGTTGGTTTTCTACCCGCACATGGGACACATCAAAGGACTATCGCTTTAGCGGGGACTGGGAAATTGCAGCGGTCCTTGATGTGCATGTCGGCCTGATTGTCGGGATAGGGGAGTTTGATCCTGTATCAGGTGACTTGATACAGCGTATCAAGGAAGTCACTATCGGTGATCTAACTTCTCCTGCCGCAGGCCAGACAGGATCGTTCATCCTCGACCTGTCCTCAGCTGAGCTTGTCTCAGCCGGGGTTAGCGAGACCAGCCTGGTCGGTGTATTCTTCCATCACGACGATGATGGAACGCTCTTCAATGAGGGGCCTTCGCTTCGGAATGATGTCTACGTGGTGGATGACTTGTTACTTGTCGTGCTAGGCGTTCTTGAAGATTTAGACGGCGACGGGATTGCCGATGTGGACGAACCGGGCCTTGGCCTCAACCCCGGGAATACCGGCGATGGCGCTGAAGATCTGGATGGAGACGGTAGAAGCAATTTTTCAGAATACCTGACCGGTAACATCCTGAATGATGGCAGTGATTTCTTTTCGCCGGATTTTTCCATCAATGCGGGAGTCCCCGAATTGCGTATTCCGGGATCAAATGTTTTGGACGGGCGGCTATACATTCTTGAGCACGCCACGAATCTTGGGGCTTCGAACCCCTGGACCGCGGTTGATGCTGTCCTTGGATCCAGCGCTAACCCGGGAACGGATATTGTTTTTCAGCACCCCCTTGTCGGGAATCGTTCATTCTTCCGGGTGCGCGTCCAATGGGAGTGAATTTTCATCACCTTCTAATCCTATCCAATCCACAACCAGGGAAAATGGGCCGGGATTCCCATCAGCCAGCAAGAAGGCGATTTGCCGGATGGAGGAGAGATCCAGGGGTGGACCATTAAGAAAATTGCCCCGGAAGCTGGGAACAAATGAGGAAAACGGGATTGATATTTCTGTCCACTCATCTGCCTCAGTTGGAAAAGTGGCACGGTAGGCAATTCGGGAACCGCGGAAACGGGCATCTGTTGCGATACGGAATTGAAAGTCGCGCCCGTCCCCTTTGACGCGAAGCCGTACACCTGTGTACTTGGTCAGGTCGGACTGCTCAATTCGTGAGTAAATCTGTGCAAATCCCCCATTGTTTTCGAGGGAAAGCTCACCGGAAAATTGGAGATGCCCCTCTTTGATTTCGCCCCAGCCACTCGAGACGCCTCCCATGACACCATCATTCTGGGCGAACCATGCGGGTTCCCCGGATGGCTTGTCAAAATCACGAAGGATTTTCATGGGTGAGCTGGAAGCGGCATTCATGGACAGGCAAAGGAAGGAAGTGCTGATGGTGATAGCTTGGATGAGGGACTTGTATAACATTGTATAAATTGGCACATCCGGTGAGCTGACGCAAACGCTAGCGAGTTTTCCCGACCTCCTCGGTGGAAAAGGGACAAGTCGCCATACATTTTGGTACAAAATTCAGAAGACAATCGCTTGCGGGGTGGTATAATGATGCTTGTGACCGCTTGTCCCTCTTTTATTGTGAACATCAAGAATTTGAAAACATTTCTGCAAGTAACCATGGGTTTCCTGTTTCTGGCGGGTCCCTTAGACGCGGGGAAAGATGCCGTATCCACGGTTTGTTCCAGCCTTTCAGTGGCGGGCCAATCCTACTATATTGATTCCCGGAAAGGCAGCGATGCCAACAGCGGCACCGCTCCGCATGAAGCATGGGCGACACTCTCCAAGGTCAACTCAATGGGGTTTCAACCAGGTGACCGTATTCTATTTCGCTCCGGATCGGAATGGAATGGACGTCTCGTCCCGAAAGGCAGCGGAACGGCGGAAGAGCCAATTGTCATCGACCGCTATGGTGAGGGGAAACTGCCCGCAATTCATGGGCTGGGTAAGTGGGAGTCTGCTGTCCTGCTGGAAAATATCGAGTACTGGGAAGTCAGGAACCTGGAAATTACCAACAAGGGACCAAGGCGCAAACCAGGCCGTCGGGGTCTGGTCGTCAGGGCTTTGAATATGGGGGATTGCCGGGGGATTCACCTGAAGGGACTGGTTATCCGCGATGTGAACGGCAGCTTGGTCAAAAGAGACGGCGCGGGCAGCGCTATCCTCATCCACAATGGGGGAAAGCAGGTGCCGACCCGTTTCATTGATCTACTGATCGAGGATTGCCACCTGTATCGCTGCGAACGCAACGGGATCAATTTTCGCGGGAACTCCCGCAGGAGCGAATGGCATCCGAGTTTGAAGGTGGTTATCCGCAATAACCTCCTTGAACAAATTCCCGGAGACGGGATTGTGCCGATCGGATGTGATGGAGCCTTGGTGGAGTATAATGTCATGCGGGATTGCCCCGATACACTCCCGTTTGGGGATGCCGCTGCGGGCATCTGGCCATGGAGCTCGGACAACACCCTCATCCAGTTCAACGAGGTCAGTGATCACAACGCGAAGTGGGACGGACAGGGATTTGATGCCGACTACAATTGTATCGGAACGGTCATTCAGTACAACTACTCCCACGATAATGCGGGTGGATTCCTGCTCATCTGCAACAAGGGTGATAGCCTTGGTGGGGATATCAACGTCGGTACGGAGGATACGGTGGTCCGGTACAACCTGAGCATCAATGATGGTATTCGTGAATATCCGACCAAGCGCCAGGGCTGGTTTTCACCGGCCATCCATATCTCGGGACCCTGCAAAAATACCCGCATCCACAACAATTTGATCATCATTCCGGAAAAGCGCATGCCTGAGATTGATTCCACAGTTGTTCATTTCCATAACTGGGGCGGGTCATGGCCGGTGGATACGCACTTCGAAAAGAACATCTTCATCTCCCCAAATTCACGCGGGTTCCAATCGGGCGGGGATAAGCGCACGGTGTATTCGCAAAATTGCTACATTGGGAATTTTGACTCGTTGCCTGACGATCCCACGGGTGTTCTGGACGCCTCCTCAGCACCCGGGGAAACGGCATGGGGAGATGACTTTCAGGTGTTGAAAGCGTTTCTCCAGACGAAGCAGTTGCCGAAATTGGATGAATCCATCCCAGTCCCGCCACTCTTCAGGGAGCTGTTCGGGGAATAGGAGCGGAGGCTTTTCTGGAATCCGCCGTTATGGAGTGAGCCTTATCCCGAAGGAGGTCGCATTAGACCTACATGAATCAAGAGGCTTGCTGTGCCGCAGCGGCTTTCATGCGGTTCTGCTTCTTCATGACAAGGAACATGGAAATGCCGCCGATTACACCGAATCCAGCCATGATGGCATACCAGAATGTCCAGCCGTATTGATCCTTGGTGGCATCCAAGACGCGACCAGTTATGATCAGCGAAAGAGCACCACCGTAATACTGGAAGGAGTCAATCACGCCCGCTGCAAACCCCGCCATTTTCTTGCCGCCGATATCCATGGGGGCCGCCGCACCGACAATCGAGTGGGTCGAGTTCGCGGTCAGGGCGATCAGGATTAGAATGACACAGCCTGCGATGATTCCGCCGGTTGTTGGTCCAACCAGGCCCTTCAGGAGAATTATGGCTGCCGCACCGATGACAACAGCTTCCAGGAAATACAGGAACATGGCCACAGGGGAGCGGAATCCCTTGAAGAATTTATCGGAAACCCAGCCCGAGGCCAATGACCCGAACACGGCCATGATCGGCATCAGGGCGAGTGTTGCCACGACAATTAGCGGCACATTTGTTTTCATGTCCATACCAAGCTGTTCCTGGAAGTACAGGACAGCCAGATGGTCGGAGCTTGATCGAACCGCACCAGTACAGGCGTAGGCGACTGCATAGAACCAGACGAGCGGGTGAGTAAAAATAGTTTTAAAGGATTCTGCGAGCGATGTCGTTGTACCTGCTGAATTATCGATTTCATCTTCAATGACGCCGGGATAGCCCGCTTCCTCCGGGGATTGCTTGGCGACAAGGGACATGAAGATGACCGCACACGCTGTGAAAATCGGCGGAAGGAGAAAGAGGGCGCGCCAGTTGCCTTCGGCAAAAACAATGAATCCCAGCGAGACACCATTTAAAATGGCCGGACCCAGCTTTGAAATAGAGACCTGCCCCAGCTGGATCATGAATCCAAAAATCCCGGCAAATGTTCCGCGTTCAGTCCGGTGGAACCAGGCTGCATTGACTTTGACCATGCCAGGTGCACCGAATGACTGGAACCATCCGTTGAGCAACCAGATCAGCGAGATGGCAAGGAAGGCAGGATCCAAGCCGCTAAACAGTCCGATTTTTAAGAGGACGTTGCCAATACCGGTAATGGAGGCCAGTCCAAATGTGAGGCTGATGAGGATGGTTCCAACCGCGCCGATTTGCATCGATCGTTTGCCGCCGATACGATCGCACAGCAGGCCGTTGACCAGTTGGCCGGTACCATAAGTGAGCGACCAGATAGCCATGAGATCCGCAATCTGGGTAATTGAAAACCCGAATTCCTCCTGCATGCCCGGTGTGGCAAAGCGGAAATTGTAGCGACACATGTAATATGTCGCATACATGAGGCCGAGTGAAAACCAGTTTATCCCGCGTCTTGCACGGAAACCCTTGGGATGATGCGCTACAAATACATGTTTCTTTTCTGATGCCATTGATTACCCGGTATTTAGATTGAATCGGTGACACTAACACATCTCGTACATTCTACAAGGCAGATAAATTGGAGGAATGAATTCACCGGCTTCCTTTTTTTGCTCTATAAAGCCTACGACTTTTTGAGGAAAGTTGATGACAACTTGGGGCAAGTAAAAGGCCATCCGATCCTTAGATCGAATGGCCTTCGTGAAATTAATGATACAATTTTCAAAAGTCTTCAAAGTCGCCAGACTTTTAAGTTGATGACTGGCAAGTGGTAGGCGGTCGGGGACTCGACTGATTCAAGGGGCGTATCTTCTTGAGGTCCCTAACCATCTTTCGTCATGGACTAGGACTACAAGAGTGAGGCTATATTTGTGCTCAGTGGCACTGCTTCAATTCCATCAGCAAGGGAATGTCGGCGCTCCCCCGGGTAAACGACGTAGAGCTGTTTGAGCTGCAGGTCTTTTTTGGCAATGCTCATGGATCGGCTCCGCCTCGGGGCATCCTTGCGTTTGATTTCAAAACCGACGTGATGTTGAGGCAGATAAAGATCCAGCTCGGATCCATTGTGAACGGCATAGAAGTAGGCGTCTTCGCCCGGAAGTTGTCTTAGGATCTGCTCCAGCGCGAAACCCTCCCAGGAAGCACCCAGTTTAGGGCAGGCAACTAATTCCTCGTGATTTCGGATTCCCTGCAAAGTATGAAACAATCCGCTATCGCAAAGATAGACTTTTGGCGATTTTACCAATCGCTTGCCTACATTGACGAACCACGGTTCCAAACGACGGACCATGTAGGTTTGCTCGAGGGCATTAAGATAATTGTGCGCGGTTTGTGGACTGACACCCAGTGCAGAGGCTATCTCACTGCCATTGAAAATTTGCCCGTGGTAGTGTGACAACATGCGCCAAAAGCGCCCGATGGCCGTCGGTGAAATACGAAATCCGAGTTGGGCGATGTCACGCTCGACAAATGTGCGGATGAATTGGCGTCGCCATTCGTAGCTGTCACCTTCTTCATCCGCCAGAAACGAACGCGGTAAGCCTCCGCGCAACCAAAGCCGGTGTTGCTCATTTGTGGAAACTTCCGCCAGGTCGAAGCCTGCCATCTCAATGATCTCGATCCGCCCCGCAAGGGATTCGGCGGATTGACGCGATAGCTCCGGAGATGCGCTTCCAAGTATCAGGAACCGGGCTTTGCTTGACTTCCGGTCAGCCAGTACGCGCAGCACCGGAAAGAGTTCGGGACGACGCTGCGCTTCATCGATCACAATTAGTCCTTCCAGGGGGGAAAGGGTCGCCATCGGATCTTCCATCGCCTCCGCTACGAAGGGATCCTCCATATCGAAATAGCCGGATTCTCCTTCCTCCAGGAATTCACGGGCAATCGTGGTCTTCCCGCATTGACGGGGGCCGATTAATGCCACAACAGGATTACGCGCCAGTGCCCGTTTAATGCGTTTTCTATACTGTGGGCGTGGTACCATAACGTGAAATATTCCAAATAAATTTGAAAATTTCAAGTTTAAAAGGTCAATCCGCGTTCAAATGATGCCTCTCAGGACAAGATTGGCCTGAATCGCGTGCCATCGACACCCCGGATGGGAACGATCCATTTGTGCGTCAATTGATGGAACAGGAAAACGCCATGCTGAATCCTGATGAGTGGGGAGTCTATCTGGCTCCCATCATCCAGTCTCAGCTGAATCCACCACAGGATCCCGATGCAATGACGGATCAGGAAATCCAGTGTTATCTTCCACGGATTGTCCACATATTGGCTGAACATCATGTTTGCCTGACGAATTCAAATCACTTGGATGACCGCCAGTTGTATCAGCATATTCTGGATGAAGTCATTCAGAAGCCGGTTGGTGTCGGACCAAATCCGGTTGGAGACCCTGGAAGAGTCCTTCCGTGATGAACCCTTGCCGGTGTACAAGGACGCGTGATGTTGCGATTCTCCTTTTTGAATGGCTGTGCCATGAGCAAGCGAAGCGCGTCGATTGGTAGGCGGTCGGGGACTCGAACCCCGGACCAAGAGATTAAAAGTCTCCTGCTCTACCAACTGAGCTAACCGCCCGAAAAAAACTCACCTTGAACAGCCTCAGACCAGTTGTCGAGGGGAACCCCGGACCAACCCCGACAAGTCGGGGCTGCTCTACCAACTGAGCTAACCGCCCGCATTGAGAAAGGGAAAAGGCAATTGTTGGAGGTGGGGAAGGCAAGAAAAAAGAGGGTGGTTTGCATCCAAATAGGGAATTGGGACGTATAAGGGGTATGGAGACTTCAGTTTGCGCCCTGGGGAGGGTCGAGCCCATGGATCCTGACCAGCGGATTGCCGCTGAGGTGATCAACGGGAATCATCAGGCCTACAACCAGCTTATTGAGCGATATTGGGGCCGGATATTTGCCCGGGTTTACAACCTGCTTGGGAATCGCGAAGATGCTGAGGAAGTGACTCAGGATGCCTTTTCGCGGGCCTTGGAGAACCTTCCCAATTTCCGATGGGAGGCGAGTTTTTCGACTTGGCTGTACCAGATCGCCAGCAACCTTGCCCGGAACCGCTACTGGTACTGGAAGCGGCGTGGCCGGGGCAGCGATGTCCATATGGAGGCCCCTCTCAACGAGGAGGGCTTGACCCTGCAGGATCTGATTCCCGACACCTCCGCTGATCCAGCTGACCGGATGCGCTGGCAGGAGTTTCACGGGGCTGTGAACGCGCAGCTGGATAGCCTGCCCGACAGGCATCGGGAGATC
It encodes the following:
- a CDS encoding CIA30 family protein, whose translation is MLYKSLIQAITISTSFLCLSMNAASSSPMKILRDFDKPSGEPAWFAQNDGVMGGVSSGWGEIKEGHLQFSGELSLENNGGFAQIYSRIEQSDLTKYTGVRLRVKGDGRDFQFRIATDARFRGSRIAYRATFPTEADEWTEISIPFSSFVPSFRGNFLNGPPLDLSSIRQIAFLLADGNPGPFSLVVDWIGLEGDENSLPLDAHPEE
- a CDS encoding MFS transporter, whose translation is MASEKKHVFVAHHPKGFRARRGINWFSLGLMYATYYMCRYNFRFATPGMQEEFGFSITQIADLMAIWSLTYGTGQLVNGLLCDRIGGKRSMQIGAVGTILISLTFGLASITGIGNVLLKIGLFSGLDPAFLAISLIWLLNGWFQSFGAPGMVKVNAAWFHRTERGTFAGIFGFMIQLGQVSISKLGPAILNGVSLGFIVFAEGNWRALFLLPPIFTACAVIFMSLVAKQSPEEAGYPGVIEDEIDNSAGTTTSLAESFKTIFTHPLVWFYAVAYACTGAVRSSSDHLAVLYFQEQLGMDMKTNVPLIVVATLALMPIMAVFGSLASGWVSDKFFKGFRSPVAMFLYFLEAVVIGAAAIILLKGLVGPTTGGIIAGCVILILIALTANSTHSIVGAAAPMDIGGKKMAGFAAGVIDSFQYYGGALSLIITGRVLDATKDQYGWTFWYAIMAGFGVIGGISMFLVMKKQNRMKAAAAQQAS
- a CDS encoding right-handed parallel beta-helix repeat-containing protein; translated protein: MITSLNLQRPLSFLGLVLFMQLTPLSAATYYLDADGGNDLNLGTSPAQAWATLDEVNSRTFLPGDQILLQAGDTFNGKIYLDGDSGSAGNPIIIASYDSGPAPVINASGYLAGVHLEDTAHVEVRDLEITGDGGAMVDGSPEDDRYGVFMSRTGTNGVQEILIDNLYIHHIYPSIGTPNEGATPTTYTGFGIAISGGDASVSGNIVVSNCAIENVGHKAIQMRDIRFVEILDNVMTDIGGPAIQPSRVDDLVVRGNVVDGSGVFIDSRMHGRGSGIWPFASDRVLIEKNTFKGARGRADSCGMHIDFNCNDVVVQYNLSIDNAGGFIEILGNNNNCSYRYNISINDGWRVKGALDQGTIANHQDGNIIWTSGYVGSGNPLNGPFNSYLYNNTIYVDGSITGKFNINDSTDGLLIANNIFYVLGPTADVTGDNADDYTQAMADRVVWMNNLYQRTNIVPTFNLDLFTETAPLIGNPLFANTGGLTAADYIPSSTSLVEDQGILITPITGDPVGLAIGLDVATDYFGNPVVGLPDMGAIEIGGTPFPLPPAAFDSVPTALDSYSVQMTSIEGPFNTEYYFTETSGNLGGDDSGWQSSPVYTDTGLLPNTAYAYTVTMRDALDVAGTASAVGFVLTLESSPYGESPVVLSEDFSTNPNPANTAAPYPSETWHQSDMSNWRSEDNGQTLSVNSSNGGLRTGFGYDEIVTRWFSTRTWDTSKDYRFSGDWEIAAVLDVHVGLIVGIGEFDPVSGDLIQRIKEVTIGDLTSPAAGQTGSFILDLSSAELVSAGVSETSLVGVFFHHDDDGTLFNEGPSLRNDVYVVDDLLLVVLGVLEDLDGDGIADVDEPGLGLNPGNTGDGAEDLDGDGRSNFSEYLTGNILNDGSDFFSPDFSINAGVPELRIPGSNVLDGRLYILEHATNLGASNPWTAVDAVLGSSANPGTDIVFQHPLVGNRSFFRVRVQWE
- a CDS encoding right-handed parallel beta-helix repeat-containing protein, with protein sequence MGFLFLAGPLDAGKDAVSTVCSSLSVAGQSYYIDSRKGSDANSGTAPHEAWATLSKVNSMGFQPGDRILFRSGSEWNGRLVPKGSGTAEEPIVIDRYGEGKLPAIHGLGKWESAVLLENIEYWEVRNLEITNKGPRRKPGRRGLVVRALNMGDCRGIHLKGLVIRDVNGSLVKRDGAGSAILIHNGGKQVPTRFIDLLIEDCHLYRCERNGINFRGNSRRSEWHPSLKVVIRNNLLEQIPGDGIVPIGCDGALVEYNVMRDCPDTLPFGDAAAGIWPWSSDNTLIQFNEVSDHNAKWDGQGFDADYNCIGTVIQYNYSHDNAGGFLLICNKGDSLGGDINVGTEDTVVRYNLSINDGIREYPTKRQGWFSPAIHISGPCKNTRIHNNLIIIPEKRMPEIDSTVVHFHNWGGSWPVDTHFEKNIFISPNSRGFQSGGDKRTVYSQNCYIGNFDSLPDDPTGVLDASSAPGETAWGDDFQVLKAFLQTKQLPKLDESIPVPPLFRELFGE